In a single window of the Methylococcus sp. Mc7 genome:
- a CDS encoding SelT/SelW/SelH family protein, giving the protein MNNRIEIRYCTQCRWLLRAAWMAQELLTTFDQEIGELTLKPGTGGIFEVWADGKLVWSRKERGRFPEITELKQLVRDEIAPERSLGHADRKGGPAHHSAA; this is encoded by the coding sequence ATGAACAACCGCATTGAAATCCGCTACTGCACCCAATGCCGCTGGCTGCTGCGCGCGGCCTGGATGGCGCAGGAGCTGTTGACGACCTTCGACCAGGAGATCGGCGAACTGACCTTGAAACCCGGCACGGGCGGCATCTTCGAGGTATGGGCCGACGGCAAACTGGTCTGGTCCCGCAAGGAGCGGGGACGTTTTCCGGAAATCACCGAACTGAAACAGCTCGTGCGGGACGAGATTGCCCCGGAAAGAAGCCTGGGCCATGCCGACAGGAAAGGGGGGCCGGCACATCATTCGGCGGCATAA
- the hflD gene encoding high frequency lysogenization protein HflD encodes MIKTLDNQVIALAGLAQATHLVRQIAQRGAADAGDTEAVVRSVFAIDADDVPAVYGGVDKIKTGLQLLDRQLAGFESPDAELARYGATLILLERKLVSDPRMLETLRTGIEQVKEQAEYFGELNDTVYANLADLYQRTVSQLRPRVMVNGQPSYLTDSANANRIRALLLAGIRAVVLWRQCGGERWKLLFQRSAMRKEARRLLQAS; translated from the coding sequence ATGATCAAGACACTCGACAACCAGGTGATCGCTCTGGCCGGCCTGGCTCAGGCCACCCACCTCGTCAGACAGATCGCCCAGCGCGGCGCCGCGGATGCCGGCGACACGGAAGCAGTGGTCCGCAGCGTGTTCGCGATCGACGCCGACGACGTGCCGGCCGTCTACGGCGGGGTGGACAAGATCAAGACCGGATTGCAGCTCCTGGACCGCCAGCTCGCGGGCTTCGAGTCCCCCGATGCGGAACTGGCGCGCTACGGCGCCACCCTGATTCTGCTGGAGCGCAAACTCGTCAGCGACCCCCGCATGCTCGAAACCCTGCGCACCGGCATCGAGCAGGTCAAGGAGCAGGCCGAGTATTTCGGCGAACTGAACGACACCGTCTACGCCAATCTGGCCGATCTCTACCAGCGCACGGTGAGCCAACTGCGGCCCCGCGTCATGGTCAACGGCCAGCCGTCCTATCTCACCGACAGCGCCAACGCCAACCGTATCCGCGCGCTGCTCCTGGCCGGCATCCGCGCCGTGGTCCTGTGGCGGCAGTGCGGCGGCGAGCGCTGGAAACTCCTGTTCCAGCGCAGCGCCATGCGCAAGGAGGCGCGGCGGCTGCTTCAGGCGTCGTAG
- a CDS encoding nucleotide pyrophosphohydrolase, with translation MNLPEIQQRLREFAAERHWDQFHTPKNLAMALAVESAELMEHFQWLTPEQSLAAEGDDDLRQAVAEEVADVAIYLIRLTDKLGIDLETAIQDKMQRNAEKYPVHLARGNAVKYNRRKTRLEDENQETES, from the coding sequence GTGAACCTGCCCGAGATACAGCAACGGTTGCGTGAATTCGCCGCTGAGCGGCATTGGGATCAATTCCATACGCCGAAGAATCTAGCCATGGCGCTGGCCGTGGAGAGCGCGGAGCTCATGGAGCATTTCCAGTGGCTGACGCCGGAACAGTCCCTGGCCGCGGAGGGCGATGACGACCTCAGGCAGGCGGTGGCCGAAGAGGTGGCGGACGTGGCGATCTACCTGATCCGTCTGACCGACAAACTGGGGATCGACCTGGAAACCGCCATCCAGGATAAGATGCAGCGCAACGCGGAGAAGTATCCGGTGCATCTGGCGCGGGGCAATGCCGTGAAATACAACCGGCGCAAGACGCGCCTCGAGGACGAAAATCAGGAAACCGAGTCATGA
- a CDS encoding metallophosphoesterase, which yields MTGRHPACPPIQADAYARLERRIGHCHLNQRLGIEHDFEARIFGQGRTFFHIENWNRLHTLLRRMLKLSLLYRPGQRAARRIEIRRNEFRLPHLPEAFDGYTLLHISDLHLDMAVDLPDALIRAIGQAGHYDACVLTGDFRARTFGPYRGAITGLAQVRPHLDEPVFAILGNHDTIRMAPEIEDLGVGMLLNEAREISRDGASIFLAGVDDPHYYRADNIEKAADPIPEGAVSILLSHSPELYRHAAYADFDIMLSGHTHGGQICLPGGIPLTLNARCPRAFGRGYWRYHRMQGYTSAGSGVSILDVRLNCPPEITLHRLSRLPPQ from the coding sequence GTGACCGGGCGGCACCCAGCGTGTCCGCCGATCCAGGCCGACGCGTACGCGCGGCTGGAGCGGCGGATCGGCCACTGCCATCTGAACCAGCGGCTGGGCATCGAGCACGATTTCGAAGCCCGCATCTTCGGACAGGGCCGCACCTTCTTCCATATCGAGAACTGGAACCGCCTGCACACCCTGCTGCGGCGCATGCTCAAGCTGAGCCTCCTGTACCGGCCCGGCCAGCGCGCCGCCCGCCGCATCGAGATCCGCCGCAACGAATTCAGGCTGCCGCACCTGCCGGAAGCCTTCGACGGCTACACCCTGCTGCACATCAGCGACCTGCACCTGGACATGGCCGTCGACCTTCCGGACGCCCTGATCCGCGCCATCGGCCAGGCCGGGCATTACGACGCCTGCGTGCTGACCGGCGATTTCCGCGCCCGCACCTTCGGGCCCTACCGGGGCGCCATCACCGGGCTGGCGCAGGTGCGCCCTCACCTCGACGAGCCGGTGTTCGCCATCCTGGGGAATCACGACACCATCCGCATGGCGCCGGAGATCGAAGACCTTGGGGTCGGCATGCTCCTCAATGAAGCGCGTGAGATCAGCCGGGACGGCGCCTCCATCTTTCTCGCCGGCGTCGACGACCCGCATTACTACCGGGCGGACAACATCGAAAAAGCCGCCGACCCGATCCCGGAAGGCGCCGTCTCCATCCTGCTGTCCCACTCGCCCGAACTGTACCGCCATGCCGCCTACGCCGATTTCGACATCATGCTGAGCGGGCACACCCATGGCGGCCAGATCTGCCTGCCCGGCGGCATTCCGCTGACGCTGAACGCCCGCTGTCCGCGCGCGTTCGGCCGCGGCTACTGGCGCTATCACCGCATGCAGGGCTACACCTCGGCCGGCTCCGGCGTCTCCATCCTGGACGTCCGCCTGAACTGTCCCCCGGAAATCACCCTGCACCGGCTGTCGCGCCTGCCGCCTCAATAA
- a CDS encoding CDP-archaeol synthase translates to MTARLLILLMMANGTPILLRKLLGDRFGWPVDGGRRFPDGRPWFGPSKTWRGLVCGIGAAAATAPLLGLAWEVGAVVGAASLAGDLLSSFLKRRLGIGSSGMALGLDQVPESLLPLLAVRERFGLEWSYIAWFVIVFIVLELALSAVLYRLRIRNRPY, encoded by the coding sequence ATGACCGCGCGACTGCTCATCCTACTGATGATGGCGAATGGCACCCCGATCCTGCTGCGGAAGCTGTTGGGAGACCGCTTCGGCTGGCCGGTGGACGGCGGCCGCCGCTTCCCGGATGGGCGGCCGTGGTTCGGTCCGAGCAAGACCTGGCGGGGGCTGGTCTGCGGCATAGGTGCGGCGGCGGCCACTGCGCCGCTGCTGGGGCTGGCCTGGGAGGTCGGTGCGGTGGTCGGCGCGGCCTCGCTGGCCGGAGACCTCTTATCCAGTTTCCTCAAGCGGCGGCTCGGGATCGGCTCCAGCGGCATGGCGCTGGGTCTGGACCAGGTGCCGGAGTCGCTGTTGCCGCTGCTGGCGGTGCGGGAGCGCTTCGGCCTGGAATGGAGCTACATCGCCTGGTTCGTCATCGTGTTCATCGTCCTCGAACTCGCCTTGTCCGCCGTCCTTTACCGCCTCCGCATCCGCAACCGCCCTTATTGA
- a CDS encoding archease — protein sequence MTDSDSARWEHFEHMADIGVRGFGATPDEAFSQAALALSAVICDPASIRTTEKVEVECEAADLELALADWLNALVYEMSVRGMVFGRFRVDIAHDRLKGIAWGEPVDPLRHRPAVEIKGATYTELKVEREAGGLWRAQCVVDV from the coding sequence ATGACCGACTCAGATTCCGCCCGCTGGGAGCATTTCGAACACATGGCCGACATCGGCGTGCGCGGCTTCGGCGCCACGCCGGACGAGGCCTTCTCCCAGGCGGCACTGGCCCTGTCGGCGGTGATCTGCGACCCGGCCTCGATCCGGACAACGGAAAAAGTCGAAGTGGAATGCGAGGCCGCCGACCTGGAACTCGCCCTGGCGGACTGGCTCAATGCGCTGGTCTACGAAATGTCGGTGCGGGGGATGGTGTTCGGGCGGTTCCGGGTCGACATCGCCCATGACCGGCTGAAGGGCATCGCCTGGGGCGAGCCCGTGGACCCGTTGCGCCATCGGCCGGCGGTGGAGATCAAGGGCGCGACCTATACCGAGCTCAAGGTGGAGCGCGAAGCGGGCGGCCTGTGGCGCGCCCAGTGCGTGGTGGACGTTTGA
- a CDS encoding RtcB family protein, whose translation MNIDHLEQIDAYTWRLNPETGMHVPAILYGDEALVRAMDDKVLEQAANVARLPGIVQASYAMPDAHWGYGFPIGGVAAFDAAAGGVVSAGGVGFDVSCGVRTLLTGLKRPAVEPVKALLADALYADIPVGLGSHGKIRLDTQGLDAMLKGGARWAVEQGWGEACDLARIEEHGRMEGARPENVSARAKERQRAEMGTLGSGNHYLEVQEVAEIFDAGAAQAFGIAAGDLVVSIHCGSRGLGHQIGTEYLRLMQGAAKQYGIVLPDRELACAPIESEVGQEYLGAMRAAINCALANRQILTHLTRQVFARVLPAARLELLYDVSHNTCKFEEHLVDGERRRLYVHRKGATRAFGPGRPDLPAAFAETGQPVLIGGSMGTASYILAGTSRSEALSFASACHGAGRSMSRHQATRTWQGRQVIDQLAERGILIRSPSYRGVAEEAPGAYKDVHAVVRASDRAGLARLVARLEPIVCIKG comes from the coding sequence ATGAACATCGACCATCTCGAACAGATCGACGCCTACACGTGGCGCCTGAATCCGGAAACCGGCATGCACGTGCCCGCCATCCTGTACGGCGACGAGGCCCTGGTCCGCGCCATGGACGACAAGGTGCTCGAACAGGCCGCCAACGTCGCCAGGCTGCCCGGCATCGTCCAGGCCAGCTACGCCATGCCCGACGCCCACTGGGGCTACGGCTTTCCCATCGGCGGCGTCGCCGCCTTCGATGCAGCCGCGGGCGGCGTGGTTTCGGCCGGCGGCGTCGGTTTCGACGTCTCCTGCGGCGTGCGCACCCTGCTCACCGGCCTCAAACGCCCCGCCGTCGAACCGGTGAAAGCCTTGCTGGCCGACGCCCTCTACGCCGACATCCCGGTCGGGCTCGGCAGTCACGGCAAGATCCGGCTGGACACCCAGGGCCTCGATGCCATGCTGAAAGGCGGCGCTCGATGGGCGGTCGAACAGGGCTGGGGCGAGGCGTGTGACCTCGCCCGCATCGAGGAACACGGGCGCATGGAGGGCGCCCGGCCGGAAAACGTCTCGGCCCGCGCCAAGGAACGCCAGCGCGCGGAGATGGGCACCCTCGGCTCCGGCAACCACTACCTGGAAGTCCAGGAAGTGGCCGAGATTTTCGACGCGGGGGCTGCTCAGGCCTTCGGCATCGCGGCGGGCGATCTGGTCGTCAGCATCCATTGCGGCTCGCGCGGCCTGGGCCACCAGATCGGGACCGAATATCTGCGCCTGATGCAGGGCGCGGCGAAGCAATATGGCATCGTCCTCCCCGACCGCGAGCTGGCCTGCGCCCCGATCGAGTCCGAAGTCGGGCAGGAGTATCTCGGCGCCATGCGCGCCGCCATCAACTGCGCCCTCGCCAACCGCCAGATCCTCACCCACCTCACCCGGCAGGTGTTCGCCCGCGTGCTGCCCGCGGCCCGGCTGGAGCTGCTGTACGACGTCTCCCACAACACCTGCAAGTTCGAGGAGCACCTCGTGGACGGCGAGCGCCGCCGGCTCTACGTCCACCGAAAAGGCGCGACCCGCGCCTTCGGCCCCGGCCGTCCGGACCTGCCGGCGGCATTCGCCGAAACCGGCCAGCCCGTGCTCATCGGTGGCTCCATGGGCACGGCGTCCTACATCCTGGCCGGCACGTCGCGGAGCGAGGCGCTCTCCTTCGCCTCCGCCTGCCATGGTGCCGGCCGCAGCATGAGCCGCCACCAGGCCACCCGGACTTGGCAGGGCCGGCAAGTGATCGACCAGCTCGCCGAACGCGGCATCCTCATCCGCAGCCCTTCGTACCGGGGCGTCGCCGAGGAAGCCCCTGGCGCCTACAAGGACGTCCACGCCGTGGTGCGGGCTTCCGACCGGGCCGGGCTGGCGCGGCTGGTCGCCCGGCTGGAACCGATCGTCTGCATCAAAGGGTGA
- a CDS encoding ISAzo13 family transposase has product MDAKAEQAIQQKYGVLSEILDERGRRLWAAVEAGQLGRGGVATVARATGLSRTTIYQGLEELAQRSGPGFFRQERTRAPGGGRKRLAAKDPQVLESLERLVDPVTRGDPMSPLRWTLKSTRQLADVLTRQGHPIGRQKVSELLGELGYSLQANRKMREGRDHADRDAQFEYINQQVMAYQLRGQPVISVDTKKKELVGDFKNGGREWQPQGQPEVVRTHDFIDRELGKVNPYGVYDPTLNAGWVSIGTDHDTAEFAVESIRRWWLKMGGLAYPTASQLLITADGGGSNGYRVRLWKVALQRLADEIGLTLHVCHLPPGTSKWNKIEHRMFSYISLNWRGKPLISHEVIVNLIGSTTNRKGLRIRAELDTASYPTGLKVTDEELGKVNLTPDSFHGEWNYTVAPFCSS; this is encoded by the coding sequence ATGGATGCGAAAGCGGAACAGGCGATTCAGCAGAAGTATGGGGTGCTGAGTGAGATTCTTGATGAGCGAGGTCGTCGCTTGTGGGCTGCGGTGGAAGCCGGTCAGCTGGGACGAGGGGGTGTGGCGACGGTCGCCCGGGCGACAGGGCTGTCGCGCACGACGATTTATCAGGGATTGGAAGAGTTGGCACAGCGCTCGGGACCGGGGTTTTTCCGGCAGGAGCGAACGCGAGCGCCGGGTGGAGGCCGCAAACGATTGGCGGCGAAGGATCCGCAGGTATTGGAAAGCTTGGAACGGCTGGTCGATCCGGTGACACGGGGAGACCCGATGTCCCCGTTGCGATGGACGCTCAAGAGTACCCGGCAACTCGCGGACGTACTGACCCGTCAAGGGCACCCGATCGGGCGACAAAAGGTGTCGGAATTGCTCGGTGAATTGGGGTACAGCCTGCAAGCCAATCGCAAGATGCGCGAAGGCCGGGATCACGCGGATCGCGATGCGCAGTTTGAGTACATCAACCAGCAGGTCATGGCGTATCAGCTGCGCGGTCAACCGGTCATCTCTGTTGATACCAAGAAGAAGGAGTTGGTGGGCGACTTCAAGAATGGTGGTCGGGAATGGCAGCCCCAAGGACAACCGGAAGTGGTGCGGACCCATGATTTCATTGATCGTGAACTGGGCAAGGTCAACCCGTACGGGGTGTACGATCCCACGCTGAATGCCGGATGGGTGAGTATCGGCACCGATCATGACACCGCCGAATTCGCCGTGGAGAGCATTCGCCGCTGGTGGCTCAAAATGGGCGGGCTCGCCTATCCCACCGCCAGCCAATTACTGATCACAGCGGATGGAGGTGGCAGCAATGGCTATCGTGTGCGTCTCTGGAAGGTCGCTTTGCAGCGCTTGGCCGATGAGATTGGATTAACGCTTCACGTCTGCCACCTTCCGCCCGGAACGAGTAAATGGAACAAGATCGAGCATCGCATGTTCTCTTACATCAGTCTGAATTGGCGTGGCAAGCCACTGATCAGTCATGAAGTCATCGTCAATCTAATCGGCAGTACAACCAATCGCAAAGGCTTACGCATCCGCGCCGAATTGGACACCGCTAGCTACCCGACCGGCCTCAAGGTTACCGACGAAGAACTCGGCAAGGTCAATTTAACTCCGGATTCATTTCACGGCGAATGGAACTACACCGTTGCCCCATTTTGTTCAAGTTAA
- a CDS encoding DUF4156 domain-containing protein, with product MHKRARLVLICSLVLAGCSANPLLPEARAVRIVTSEPAGCEYLGEVTGNQGNFFTGDFTSNANLETGARNEMKNEAARLGANTVQILTSRAGETGSMSISNGSGSGHVAETNVTYSGIAYKCPGR from the coding sequence ATGCACAAACGCGCTCGTCTCGTCTTGATCTGTTCCTTGGTACTGGCGGGCTGTTCCGCCAACCCCCTTCTTCCCGAAGCCCGCGCCGTCAGAATCGTCACCAGCGAGCCGGCGGGTTGCGAATATCTGGGCGAGGTCACCGGAAATCAGGGCAACTTCTTCACCGGCGACTTTACCAGCAACGCCAACCTGGAAACCGGCGCGCGCAACGAGATGAAAAACGAGGCGGCCAGGCTGGGAGCGAATACGGTGCAGATCCTGACCAGCCGGGCGGGGGAAACCGGCAGCATGAGCATTTCCAATGGCTCCGGCAGCGGCCATGTGGCCGAGACGAACGTGACCTACTCGGGGATCGCCTACAAATGTCCAGGCCGGTGA
- a CDS encoding polysaccharide deacetylase family protein, whose product MLKSVLAQGLALAGANAIARRINRKGVTVLMYHGVMEDDFGLAEGDWLQVRASEFRSQMQHLGRDYRVVPLGRAWEGEDDGRPRVALTFDDGYANNFRVAFPILREFGFPATVFLVTGAVGTRRLFWFDRLQIALGGRVAPVELKRIKEDFKAGTHPHGIDDAVDTLLRAHPDAGAIPEEAVEAYRPLSREEIAEMAASGLVRFGSHTHRHEILTRLSQAEAERTLAQSLEILNTLPGYGGYFCFPNGGWAPEHIPLCRRLGFEGAVLTRPGVWKDPADRFTIPRFGIGRGADAATFAATVSGVLPRIQQVLGR is encoded by the coding sequence AGCCCAGGGTCTGGCCCTGGCCGGCGCGAATGCCATCGCGCGGCGGATCAACCGCAAAGGCGTCACCGTGCTGATGTACCACGGCGTCATGGAGGACGATTTCGGCCTGGCGGAGGGCGACTGGCTGCAGGTCCGGGCCTCCGAATTCAGAAGCCAGATGCAACACCTTGGCCGGGATTACCGCGTCGTTCCCTTGGGACGGGCCTGGGAGGGGGAAGATGATGGCCGGCCCAGGGTCGCCCTGACCTTCGACGACGGTTATGCCAACAACTTCCGCGTCGCCTTCCCCATCCTGCGGGAGTTCGGGTTTCCCGCCACCGTTTTTCTCGTCACCGGCGCGGTCGGCACCCGGCGACTGTTCTGGTTCGACCGGCTGCAGATTGCGTTGGGCGGACGCGTGGCGCCCGTCGAGCTCAAGCGCATCAAGGAAGACTTCAAGGCCGGCACGCACCCCCACGGCATCGACGATGCCGTGGACACCCTGCTGCGAGCACATCCCGACGCCGGCGCCATTCCCGAAGAAGCGGTCGAAGCCTACCGGCCCTTGAGCCGGGAGGAAATCGCCGAGATGGCGGCGAGCGGCCTGGTCCGCTTCGGCTCCCACACCCACCGCCACGAGATTCTCACACGATTGAGCCAAGCCGAGGCGGAGCGGACGCTGGCGCAGTCGCTGGAGATCCTCAACACCTTGCCGGGCTATGGCGGATATTTCTGCTTCCCCAACGGCGGATGGGCGCCGGAGCACATCCCGCTCTGCCGGAGACTGGGTTTCGAAGGCGCCGTGCTCACCCGTCCCGGCGTGTGGAAGGACCCGGCCGACCGGTTCACCATCCCCCGGTTCGGGATAGGGCGGGGGGCGGATGCGGCCACCTTCGCGGCGACCGTTTCCGGCGTCCTGCCCCGGATTCAACAGGTGCTGGGCCGCTGA